From a region of the Thermoanaerobaculia bacterium genome:
- a CDS encoding DUF1015 domain-containing protein: MSTIKPFRALRPRKDLAERVAAPPYDVVNTKTAMKMAEGNPLSFLRIARAEIDLPPGTDLYDASVYAMAGENLQRLVRDGIMVQDPTPCLYLYRQTMDGRTQLGLVTLVSAVEYDEGKIKIHEKTLKRKEDDRVNYILGTRAHNEPVFLSFRATETLRTLMQDPTKQEPEYDFTTDDQFGRVRHEFWVVDDENAIKAISDAFSTLPALYVADGHHRSASAWRVWKQLKSENPNHTGQEEYNFFMAVVFPHDELFIYDYNRVIRDLGGLSPEKFFEKACQSFTVSTPFPSRKPAQKHEFGMYMDGTWHLLTARPGSFDGNDPYQRLDVSIIHENLIQPVLGIDDPKTNPRIDFVGGILGMDELERLVDSGEFTLAISIFPTSLEDVFDVADRNMTMPPKSTWFEPKLRSGLFVHPLDS, encoded by the coding sequence ATGTCTACAATCAAACCCTTCAGGGCATTGCGCCCCCGGAAAGACCTCGCGGAGCGTGTCGCCGCACCTCCCTATGACGTCGTGAATACGAAGACAGCCATGAAGATGGCCGAAGGCAACCCATTGAGCTTTCTCCGGATCGCACGAGCGGAAATCGACCTTCCTCCGGGAACCGATCTCTATGATGCGTCCGTTTACGCCATGGCGGGGGAGAACCTGCAGCGCCTGGTCAGGGATGGGATCATGGTTCAGGATCCAACGCCCTGTCTCTACCTCTACCGCCAGACCATGGACGGAAGGACCCAGCTGGGGCTGGTCACCCTGGTCTCCGCCGTCGAGTACGATGAGGGAAAGATCAAGATCCACGAAAAGACCCTGAAGCGGAAGGAAGATGACCGGGTAAACTACATTCTGGGAACCCGGGCCCATAACGAACCCGTATTCCTCTCCTTTCGAGCCACAGAGACCCTTCGGACGCTGATGCAGGATCCGACTAAACAGGAACCGGAATACGACTTCACGACCGACGATCAGTTCGGCAGGGTGCGCCACGAGTTCTGGGTTGTGGATGATGAGAATGCGATCAAAGCCATTTCCGATGCATTTTCCACACTGCCCGCCCTCTATGTCGCCGACGGACATCACCGTTCCGCATCGGCCTGGAGAGTCTGGAAACAGCTGAAATCGGAAAATCCGAACCACACCGGGCAGGAAGAATATAACTTTTTCATGGCGGTTGTCTTTCCCCATGATGAACTCTTTATCTACGACTACAACCGTGTGATTCGAGACCTGGGCGGACTTTCCCCTGAGAAATTTTTCGAAAAAGCATGCCAGTCCTTTACGGTTTCCACACCCTTTCCGAGTCGAAAGCCCGCACAAAAACATGAATTTGGCATGTACATGGATGGAACCTGGCACCTTCTGACCGCCCGTCCCGGATCATTTGACGGGAACGACCCCTACCAGCGACTCGATGTGTCCATCATCCATGAAAACCTGATTCAGCCGGTCCTCGGAATTGACGACCCCAAAACCAATCCGAGAATCGATTTTGTCGGGGGAATCCTTGGGATGGACGAGCTGGAACGCCTTGTTGACAGCGGAGAGTTCACACTCGCCATCAGTATTTTTCCTACGAGCCTGGAGGATGTCTTTGATGTGGCGGACCGGAACATGACCATGCCGCCAAAATCGACCTGGTTTGAACCAAAATTGAGGAGCGGCCTTTTCGTCCACCCTCTGGACAGCTGA
- a CDS encoding VWA domain-containing protein: MNTLLLFLALAMPQFTDTVSVHLATVDAVVTDHSGHQILGLTPDDFTLLVDGEPVEINSLEYYSTRHPIVADPSFRPEPLPGRQFVILIQKQIDGSDFSRMKQVQRDLESFLNSRFRDGDTAAIFTFKSRLLCLSDFTGSRDALLQTVQDRFLTDQAIDMPDWVAPPEELNAQLFIDGLESLTLALERIDGRKDMVLFSYGFGKLNFASIGRPIGDYSTTRQFDRLIEELNSANTAVYILDLHRGAGHTMEAMLSTVADRTGGTYYPYGEHFLSSLKEIEKSTGGYYLLTYYTRTKADEEPRYRSIEVRLANPTFRVVAREGIQY, encoded by the coding sequence ATGAACACCCTACTTCTTTTTCTCGCTCTGGCCATGCCCCAATTCACCGACACCGTCTCCGTGCATCTTGCCACGGTCGACGCTGTCGTCACAGACCATTCCGGCCACCAGATCCTTGGATTGACTCCGGATGATTTCACCCTCCTCGTCGACGGCGAACCGGTGGAGATCAACTCTCTGGAGTATTACTCCACACGCCATCCCATTGTGGCGGACCCATCTTTTCGCCCTGAACCTCTGCCCGGGCGTCAATTTGTGATTCTGATTCAAAAACAGATAGACGGATCGGATTTTTCCAGAATGAAGCAGGTTCAGAGGGACCTGGAATCGTTCCTGAACTCCCGGTTCCGGGACGGAGACACGGCGGCGATCTTTACTTTCAAAAGCAGGCTCCTCTGCCTGAGTGACTTTACGGGAAGCCGTGATGCCCTCCTCCAGACCGTCCAGGACCGATTCCTGACCGACCAGGCCATCGACATGCCCGACTGGGTGGCTCCCCCGGAGGAACTGAACGCCCAGCTCTTCATCGACGGTCTGGAATCGCTCACTCTTGCCCTGGAACGGATCGATGGCAGGAAAGACATGGTCCTCTTCTCTTACGGGTTCGGGAAGCTCAATTTTGCATCCATCGGGCGCCCCATCGGGGACTATTCAACCACCCGGCAGTTCGATCGCCTGATCGAGGAGTTAAACAGCGCCAATACAGCGGTCTACATCCTGGATCTTCACCGCGGTGCGGGACACACTATGGAGGCCATGCTGTCGACCGTTGCGGATCGGACAGGCGGAACCTACTATCCATACGGGGAACACTTCCTCTCCTCTCTCAAGGAAATCGAAAAATCCACCGGAGGCTATTACCTCCTCACCTATTACACCCGTACAAAAGCGGATGAGGAGCCCCGCTACCGATCTATTGAAGTCCGTTTGGCCAACCCGACCTTCCGGGTCGTGGCACGGGAGGGAATCCAGTATTGA